The following DNA comes from Cytophagales bacterium.
ACACATGTGCGCAGCATCCATTACCACTGCTACATCCTCAGTTTCAAGAATCTTTTTCAGCTCATTGGCTATCTGCACTGTTAGACGCTCCTGAACTTGTGGCCTTTTACTGAAATATTGTACGATTCGGTTGATTTTAGACAATCCAATCACTTTGCCACTAGAGAAATAAGCCACATGTGCTTTTCCGTAAATAGGCACGAAGTGATGCTCACAATGTGAGTAGAAAGTAATGTCTTTCTCAACCAGCATTTGATCATACTGATACTTATTCTCAAAGAGCTTTGGCTCCGGCTTGTTGGCAGGATTGAGACCTGAGAATACCTCCTTCACATACATTTTAGCAACTCTTTTAGGCGTACCACTGAGGCTATCATCATCCAGGTCAAGTCCCATGATGTGCATGATCTCTCTAAAATGCTTCTCGATAAGCTCAATTTTTAGGTCATCGTCCATTACGAATGCATCTGCTCTCAAAGGCGTTTCATCCGAATTAGAAAAATGATCGAATTCTAAATCCTTGTTATCGTGATCAGACGGGGTACTCAACAAAGTTTCTTTCTGTTTCATAAAGGGTTATTTTCATATCCAGCGAAGAATCGATCTTTTCGCGTAGGATATTGTAGATCACTACAGCGATATTCTCTGCCGTAGGGATCAAATTTTTAAATTCTTCAACGTCAAGATTCAAATTCCGGTGATCGAACTTGTCCGTCACATGTTTCTTGATCAGGTCGCTTAACAACTTCATGTCATAAACATATCCTGTATCAGGATCTGGTTCGCCAACCAGTCGAACGATCAACTCGTAATTGTGACCATGCCAATTAGCATTGTTACATTTCCCAAATACCTCCTCATTCTTTTGCACATCCCAACTGGGATTATGCAAACGATGAGCGGCATTAAAATGTTCCTTCCTAAATACTGCGACCTTCATTCCAAACGATTAACGAATAGCAACCGGAATTAATTCCGTAACGAGCAGGATAACCCGCATTGGTGATACAATGTTCTGATTTATCCAATTTGCTTCAAAGAAAAAGAATTATTCGTTGCTTGCCGCATTACTACTATATCTTCGCCGCATGGTCGTCTCCGAGATAAGGTCCAGCATCCAGCAATACCGGGCCAAAGGCATGCGCATGTTCACTACGTCATCTTTTCAAACGCATAGCCTGGTCATGCTTCACATATTAAGCGAAGTTGACCCCACCATTCCTGTGTATTTCATCAACACGGGGTATTTATTCCCCGAAACCCTCTCTTTTCGGGATCAGGTAGCCGAATCTTTTGGCCTGAATGTGATCGATCTAAAACCACAAACCCCTAAGTATTTGCAAAGAGAACCGAATGGCAAACTCATGTTCACCACGGACCCTGACCACTGTTGCTACCTGAACAAAACCCAACCGATGGAGGCTGTCTTGAGCAGTTTTGACATTTGGATCAATGGGGTGCGTGCCGATCAAAGTGCCACGAGAAAGGCGATGAAAGTAGAACAGCCTGCTCCCTTCAATTCCATGCGTTTTCATCCGATGTTGGACTGGGACAAGCGCATGATATTCAGGTACATCAAAGAAAAAGACCTGCCCCGACATCCTTTGGACGCCAAAGGGTTTGTCAGTATCGGTTGCGAACCGTGTACGCGACAACCCGACCCAGAAATGCAAGAGCGTGAAGCTCGCTGGTATGGCCTCAATAAAGTAGAATGTGGACTACACACTGATTTGGTAAGTAAATGAAAGTTTTGATCACCGGCGGCGCCGGATATATAGGCACTGTCCTGACCTGGCAATTGAGTGAATGCTCGGAAATCTCAAAAATTCTGGTCTATGACAACCTGAGCAAAGGCCACCATAATTTTTTCATGGGGGAGCGCTATCCAAACGCCAAGATAAAATTCATTGAAGGAGAAATCCTCGATTCGAGGCGACTCAAAAAATACATCAAGGATTGTGACGTGGTGGTCCATCTGGCGGCTAAAGTGACCACTCCATTTTCCAATACAGACCCACACTTTTTTGAACAAGTGAATCACTGGGGTACTGCCGAGGTAGTTTATGCGGCTGAAGAAAGTGATATTTCAAAGTTCATCTACCTGAGTAGTACTACCGTCTATGGAGCTGGCAAAGAGATTGCCACTGAAGATACCCACCCCAACCCACGAACATTTTATGGCATTTCGAAAATGCGTGGTGAAGAACATGTGGATCGCTTGAAAGCTATTAAAAATGCGATCGCACTTCGTGGCGGCAACGTTTATGGACCGAGTAGAAGTATGCGATTCGATGCGGTGATCAACAAATTCATGTTTGAAGCAAACTTCAACAACCGCATCCAGATATTTGGATCTGGCAAACAAAGTCGCGCTTTTATTCATGTTGACTATCTGGTGGAATGTATCAGAAATACCATCATCAATGAAGTGCCTTCCGGAACCTACAATGTCGTGGACAAAAACCTGCAGATCCTCGACATTGTCGATGTGCTGAAGGAGCTATATCCCAACCTGGAGTTCATGTTTACGAACCAGCATATGAAATTGCGAGAGTTGCGCGTAGATCCGGCTTCCAGACTATTTGATTACATCCCACGTTGGCAGGACAAGGACTTTTCAAGTGAGATTGCTGCCTTTAAGGATCGGTTTGCGTTCTAATATTCAAAATCCATCCCCAGCTTCTCCTTCAAGGTGACAATGGCGGGATTGATCTCAGCCATGTATTCGTAGATGTCCTTACTGGTGTAGAGTTTCTTGGATGTTTCGACCTCCTCCACGCTTTTTATGACGGCAATCTTGTCGTTTTCCAGTTTTGATCGAAGAAACCCAACTACTTCTATTTCGATCCTTTCGAAAATGGTGATCTCCAAAGAGCTGACCAAATGGACTTCTACTTCATGCCCATGGGCCTTGGTGATCTTTCGTTTCAGTACTTCATTTTCCGTTGAGGTTCGTTCCACATCCAAAGCTTTGAACGCCGACCAGGCTTGCTCCAATTGCTCTTGTGTAAACTCAGTAACACGCTCTTCTTTCAACGTCGGTGTTTCACTCTCTGCTGTTACTTTTTTTGG
Coding sequences within:
- a CDS encoding SDR family oxidoreductase yields the protein MKVLITGGAGYIGTVLTWQLSECSEISKILVYDNLSKGHHNFFMGERYPNAKIKFIEGEILDSRRLKKYIKDCDVVVHLAAKVTTPFSNTDPHFFEQVNHWGTAEVVYAAEESDISKFIYLSSTTVYGAGKEIATEDTHPNPRTFYGISKMRGEEHVDRLKAIKNAIALRGGNVYGPSRSMRFDAVINKFMFEANFNNRIQIFGSGKQSRAFIHVDYLVECIRNTIINEVPSGTYNVVDKNLQILDIVDVLKELYPNLEFMFTNQHMKLRELRVDPASRLFDYIPRWQDKDFSSEIAAFKDRFAF
- a CDS encoding phosphoadenylyl-sulfate reductase, whose translation is MVVSEIRSSIQQYRAKGMRMFTTSSFQTHSLVMLHILSEVDPTIPVYFINTGYLFPETLSFRDQVAESFGLNVIDLKPQTPKYLQREPNGKLMFTTDPDHCCYLNKTQPMEAVLSSFDIWINGVRADQSATRKAMKVEQPAPFNSMRFHPMLDWDKRMIFRYIKEKDLPRHPLDAKGFVSIGCEPCTRQPDPEMQEREARWYGLNKVECGLHTDLVSK
- a CDS encoding 6-carboxytetrahydropterin synthase; its protein translation is MKVAVFRKEHFNAAHRLHNPSWDVQKNEEVFGKCNNANWHGHNYELIVRLVGEPDPDTGYVYDMKLLSDLIKKHVTDKFDHRNLNLDVEEFKNLIPTAENIAVVIYNILREKIDSSLDMKITLYETERNFVEYPV
- the folE gene encoding GTP cyclohydrolase I FolE — protein: MKQKETLLSTPSDHDNKDLEFDHFSNSDETPLRADAFVMDDDLKIELIEKHFREIMHIMGLDLDDDSLSGTPKRVAKMYVKEVFSGLNPANKPEPKLFENKYQYDQMLVEKDITFYSHCEHHFVPIYGKAHVAYFSSGKVIGLSKINRIVQYFSKRPQVQERLTVQIANELKKILETEDVAVVMDAAHMCVSSRGVNDTNSRTGTAHFSGKFKDQDIKNEFLNYVNSRAEI